The following nucleotide sequence is from Devosia salina.
CCACGCGCGGACTGGCCCTCGCGATCCTCACCGCCGATTGCACGCCCATCCTCTTCGCCGACCCCGAAGCGCGCGTCGTTGGTGCCGCCCATGCCGGCTGGCGCGGCGCCGCCGAGGGCATCATCGGCAACACCATCGCGGCCATGGTTGCCCTGGGGGCCGCTCCCGCGCGCATCCGCGCCGCCATCGGCCCTACCATTTCCGTCCCCAATTACGAAGTTGGCGAGACATTCCGCGCCGATTTCCTGGCCTTGCACCCCTCCGGCGCCCATCATTTCCAGACGCCCGAGGGCGGCCGGCCGCATTTCGACCTGCCCGGTTTCGTGGTGGAACAGCTTGCCGCGGCCGGAATCGGGTCCCTCGAGAACCTTGGCGCCTGCACCTATGCCGCGCCCGAGCGCTACTTCTCGCATCGCTATGCCACCCACCGGGGCACCAGCACAGGCCGGCAGATCGCCGTCATCGGAATGACATGAGGTTTATTTACCGCTTAGCCCAAAGTGTCGTTGCGAGTCCGAAACTGACCCGCTAAAGCTGCCCGCGAAACTGGAAGGTCCCGCCCCCGAGGGACCGGTTGAGACAGGATCGCGCCCATGAAGCTGGTGACCGGCAATTCCAACCGCCCTCTGGCTCAGGCCGTCGCCAGCTATCTCGAACTTCCCCTCACCGACTGCACGGTCAAGCGCTTCGCCGACAAGGAAGTCTATGTCGAGGTGCATGAGAACGTCCGCGGCGAGGATGTGTTCATCCTCCAGTCCACCAGCTACCCGGCCAACGACAATCTGATGGAGCTGCTGATCATCGCCGATGCGCTGCGCCGCTCCTCGGCCCGCCGCATCACCGCCGTGCTGCCCTATTTCGGCTATGCGCGGCAGGATCGCAAATCGGCACCTCGCACGCCCATCTCGGCCAAGCTCGTCTCCAATCTCATCACCGAGGCCGGTGCCAACCGCGTGCTGACGCTCGACCTGCACGCCGCCCAGATCCAGGGCTTCTTCGACATCCCCACCGACAATCTGACCGCCGCCCCCGTCATGGTGCGCGACATCAAGGACAATTACGACGTCAAGAACGTCATGATCGTGTCGCCCGACGTCGGCGGCGTGGTCCGCGCCCGCAATGTTGCCAGCCGTATCGGTGCCAGCCTCGCCATTGTCGACAAGCGGCGCCCGCGTGCCGGTGTCAGCGA
It contains:
- the pgeF gene encoding peptidoglycan editing factor PgeF → MSAPFETAGNLAGLPGIRHGFFGRAGGVSAGDFAGLNVSLAVGDDPASVAANRDIIAGTMGLGPLMILRQTHSTRVETLAGPIAPSSLDADAMVTATRGLALAILTADCTPILFADPEARVVGAAHAGWRGAAEGIIGNTIAAMVALGAAPARIRAAIGPTISVPNYEVGETFRADFLALHPSGAHHFQTPEGGRPHFDLPGFVVEQLAAAGIGSLENLGACTYAAPERYFSHRYATHRGTSTGRQIAVIGMT
- a CDS encoding ribose-phosphate pyrophosphokinase produces the protein MKLVTGNSNRPLAQAVASYLELPLTDCTVKRFADKEVYVEVHENVRGEDVFILQSTSYPANDNLMELLIIADALRRSSARRITAVLPYFGYARQDRKSAPRTPISAKLVSNLITEAGANRVLTLDLHAAQIQGFFDIPTDNLTAAPVMVRDIKDNYDVKNVMIVSPDVGGVVRARNVASRIGASLAIVDKRRPRAGVSEVMNIIGDVEGQTCIMIDDIVDSGGTLVNAAEALLKAGAKEVSAYITHGVLSEGAAERIAASKLKELVVTDSILETEATKAAANIRRMSIAALIGEAIARTASEQSVSSLFD